CGGCCGGCATGTCGGGCGAGATGACGGGAACATCCGGAGTCGTCGCAGCCGCAGGAGCCTGCGCCGGCGCCGAAGCAACGGCGGTGGCCGGCTTCCGAACCGCCGGAATGACGTCTTTCTTCACCGGGGTCAGGAGGTTCGCCGGAATCTGGCGTTTGAATTTTCTGAGGAAATGGATCGCCGTCTTGTTGCCCGGCTCGGCTTCGAGAGCCTTCATATACGCATCGGCGGCGGCTGCGTTGTCCTTCGCCTCGCTCTTCATCCGGCCGACCCACTGCCATGCCTCGGCATTCGCCGGATTGGCAGCCGTCGCGGCCTCGAACTTGGCGAGAGCCATCTCCTTGTTCCCCTGGCTGTAGAACAGATACCCCCATTTTCGGAGGGCTTCGGAGAGGAACACGGTGATGATCGATTTCTTCTTCGTATCCGGGAATTGCCGGAGATACTCCTGCCAGGCCACGGCTTCCTTCGCCGGGAAGTCCATCTGCTGGTAGATGCGGGCACGGCGGAACAGGAGCTTGGCGGCTTTCGACGGATCTTTTTCGAGCAGATAATCGATCGACTGCAGTTCGCGATCCAGCTGGGCGCGTTCGGACTGGCCAAGGCGCAGTTCGTTGCGGGTTTCCTCGTCGATTCGCCCGAGAACGCGCATTTCGGCCAGAGGTTCGGCGCAATCCTCACCTTCGCAGAAATCGGCGCTGACAGGGTTCAGGGTGCCGCATTTGAGGCATTTGTTCAGGGCGTAACCGCATTTTTTACACGTAATGTCCGTCAGTTCGGCGAGCGTTCCGCACTGAGGACAGATTACCCGGATGGCAGAAGACGGAAGAGCCGTCAGAAGCATTACAGCCAGCAGCAGGATCGTCGATACGATGGAAAAACGCATGTTTGCCCTCCAGATAGTGTTGTCGCCCTCATGCGGGAATGCTCCGCATCATAGTGGTGCTTTGGCCGCCTGTCAACCGATCCGGTCGACGTAGAAGTCCCAGAAACGCTGATCGGATGCCGGCGGGGCGCCCGAAATGTCACCGGCTTTCTCGCTGATCATCAGTCTGCCGGGGTGAAGCTCGTCGAGCACCGCGATGACCGGTTGCACTGCCTCGGCGTCGGAGTCGCTTTTCCCGCGCCTGAAGACGTGCCACTCCCGCCCGTCGTGGCAAGCGAGATACTCGTTGCCTCTGGCCGCGATACGCCAGAATTTCGGCGCCCGGTAATGGAACTGCTGATACTGGGCCGCGAGAAACGCTCTCGTGAGGATGAACCTGAGGGGAAGAGGCGACCCGAGAAACGACTGCCAGCCTTCCCGGATGAGAGCGTCACCGTCGCCGTGAACCTCTTCACGGGTTTCGACGCCGTTGTCGGACGTCACTTCGGCAGGGTTCGTCCAGAAATAGCATCGATCGGGTTTCAGCCCGATACTGCTCAGATCCTGGCGTACGTCTTCCGAGTCGGCGAACAGCTCAAGTCCGTGCCATTCACGTCGGCGGGCTTCCTGGCACAGACCGTCGAACATTTTTCTCGCCACGGCAGGCTGCCTGAAGTCCGGGTGGATGCGCCATCGGGGGACGCTGCCCACGCCGCTGCATTTCTGGATCAGATCCGCATACCCGAAAATCATCCGTTCGCAACTCAAAACCCAGGATGACCCCGGGGAACGGCCGACGATTTTCTGGTGCATGCGGCAGGTGGCTTCGTCGTCGAACCAGCCACCTTCCAGCTGCTCGAAACAGCGATGCATGTCCACCAGCGAAGAGGCGTCTTCCTCGTAGGAAATAGCCCTGAACTCGAACCGACGTATGAGATCCATCATCATGCGCCCATACTAGCGGAAACCCCTCGTCCGTTCAAGGGTTCCCGCTTCCTTTCAAACCTCATCCTTCAAACGTCGAACATCAAAAAACCGCTTCCGAAGAATCCTTCGGAAGCGGTTGATCTGATGTTCGCTTACTTCTTGCAGCTGCTCTTGCAGACCTTGCGGAAGTGACCCTTGGTGTGGGAACCGTCGCTGTTGTAGTGACCCTTCACGAAGGTCTTGCACTTCTTGCCGGTGACGGCCTTCTTCACGGCGACGCCCGCATCCATGACCTTGTTTTGGGCCGCGTCGAACGCCTTGGTGCCGGCCTTCTTGCCATTCTCGAAGCCTTTCTTGAAGGCATCGCCAACTTTCTTGAAGAAGCCGGGTTTCTGATGGCACCCGCCCTGGTGCTGGCCGCACTGGTCGCTCTGACCGGACTGACCGCTCTGACCGACTTGCCCCGCCTGGCCGCTCTGGTCGTGCTGTCCGCACTGGCCGGACTGGCCGCTCTGGCTGGAATTGCCGGCGAAAGCGACGGGGGCGATGGTGAGGGCGCCGATGACCAGGGCCGAAAGGATCAGGTTCTTCTTCACGATGAGATTCCTCCTGTTAATTTTTTCGTTGTGCTGATGTTGAACTTCGGAACTTGATGTGCCTAATCAAAGCAATTCATGTACCAGGTTCAGCCTTCACATAAATCGGCAATCTACCGATAGTTTGACAGCAAAAACGTTCCGGCATGTCAAAAAACCGGCATGACGGGTGATGAAAAATCAGCCGCACGGAGGCGAAATGAACTGGTTGCGACAATCGATGAGCGGTTTGATGGATGACAGCCTCGCGGCTATCGTTGTCGGGCTTGTCGTCTTGCTTGTTGGGGAACTGACCTGGAATGGTCTTCTCAGGAGAATGATGAAATATTCTCCCGATGGGAAGGGATTGCTGGCCAAGCTGGCCGGCGCCGTCCGGTGGCCGGGGCATCTCCTCATCGGCCTTCTGGCGGTCGATAGTGGTTTGCACCTGTCGCCGTTGTTCAAAAGTCGAACAGCCTGGATATCGACATGTGAGCTTCTGCTGCAATTGAACGCCGTCCTTCTGATCGGCGAAGCGCTGTTTGCGGCCGGCATCGGCTATTACCTCCGGGAACGACGCGCCACGGAAGTGCCGAGTATCTTCGAACAACTGGTGAAGGTCGTTGCCTACGTGATCGTCGGCCTTTCGATCCTCTCGACGGCCTACCGGGTCGATATCACCCCGCTGCTGACGACGTCGGCCGTCTTCACCATGGTGATCGGCCTTGCCCTTCAGGATGTGCTCGGAAACCTGTTCTCGGGACTCTCCGTTCACTTCTCGCCCCCGTTCAAGATCGGTGACTGGATCAAGGTGGCCGGCTACATGGGGAAAGTCGTCGAATCGAACTGGCGCGCCACGACGATCCGCATGACGACGCGTGACCTGATCACCCTTCCGAACAACGACATCGCCAAGAAGGAAATTCACAATCTCATGCTCCGGCCGGGGTTGCTGTATCGCGATTTCACGATCGGCCTCGCCTATGAAGCATCGCCCGACCAGGTCAGGAAATCGCTGATCGGGGCGTGTTCGCAGGTAGGCGGCATCCTGAAGTCCCCGCCCCCGCAGATCTTCATGGAACAGTTCGGGGACTTTTCCATCTCGTACCGCATCCGATACTGGATCAGCGATGCCGACTACCCGCCGACGATCCAGGACCAGCTGCTCTCGAGAATCTGGTATCGCCTCAAACGCGACGGAATAACGATTCCCTTCCCGATCCGCGAAGTGTACACGCACCCGGAAAAGGATCTCGCAGGCGAGATGATCGAGCGGAGACTCGGGTTGATCCAGAACGTCGATTTCCTCGCCGATCTGGAACGAACGGACAAGTCGTTTATCGCGGAACATATCAGGGAACAATGGTATGAAAGCGGGGAAGAGATCGTCCGCAAGGGCGATGCCGGAACGGATTTCTACATCATCGACCGTGGGGCCGTCGGCGTGTATCTCGGGGAAAAATCCGGGAAGAGTGTCGCAACGTTGCGGCATGGGGATTTCTTCGGGGAGATGTCCCTGATGACGGGAGAACCGAGATCCGCCACGATCGTGGCCGAAGAGGAAACCCTGCTACTGACCCTGACTCGCGAGACGATGAGCCATTTATTGCACGAAAACGCCGCCGTGGCGAAGCGTCTGAGCGAGTCGCTCGCCGAGCGGATGGCCTACAACAAGGAAGCGGGAGCCAGAGTCGCGCAGGAAACGGCGGACGGCCCGGCAAGGGAACGGTTGAAACGGAGCGCCGAAGAGGCGAGCGTCGAGATCTTCGACCGGATCAAGCGGTTTTTCCGGCTCTCCTGATCGTTTGACGAGCGGGGCTGGAAAAAGTATAATTCACGACATCCGTCGGTTGCGACGGGCATTCCGGAGTTGGAGCATTGTATGACGAGGCTGTACAAGAAGTTCATCACGTCCTTCACGATGCAGGTGAAACGGCGATATCTCATGCTTCTGAAAAAGGACGCGGTGGCCGACGGCCTGAGACGGCGCCGGGGCGAGTGCAAGGGGTGCGGCGAGTGCTGCAAGGCCTCCTTCAACTGCCCGTTCCTGTATAGGCACGGCGAAATGCTTCTCTGCCAGATTCACGAGACCAAGCCCGAAGTCTGCAAGACCTACCCCTTCAACGAGCAGGACGTCTTTCCCCACACGGTCGGCAAATGCGGCTACTACTTCGTGAAAGACGAAAACGAAGACAGATAATATCTACCGATATACAACGACGCCCGGCAGGCTCTTCTGCCGGGCGTCGTTCTCCTTCTTGTGTTTTACCCCTTCACTGGTCACCGGATACGGTGAACTTTGATCATGTTCGTGTTCCCCTTGACGCCGAGGGGGACGCCGGCGACGATCACGATCGTGTCGCCCGGTTTGGCCAGGCCTCGGTCGCGCACCGTCGTTTCGGCGCAGACGATCATGGCGTCGGTGTCGCGCAAATCCTCGATCAGGATCGAGCTGACCCCCCAGGAGAGCGAGAGACGCCGGCAGGTTTCCGGCTTCGGAGTGAGGGCGTAGATCGGGACGGACGGGTGGTATTTCGAAACGTTGCGGGCGGTATTCCCGCTGTGGGTGAACGGAACGATTGCCGTCGCGCCGATATCGACGGCGGATTCGCACGCGGCATGGGCTATAATGTCCTCTATATCATGCTTCACTTCGGGAAGGAGCGCTTCGGTGGTGTTCCTGGAGAGACGCTCGGCCTCTGCCGCGATCGCCGCCATCGTCCGGACGGCTTCGACCGGGTAGGCCCCGGCCGCCGTTTCGCCCGACAGCATGATCGCGTCCGTGCCGTCCATGACGGCGTTGAACACGTCGGTCGTCTCGGCCCGGGTCGGGCGGGGGTTGGACATCATCGACTCGAGCATCTGGGTCGCCGTGATGACCTCGATGCCGCGTCGCGTGCAGCGGGTGATGATGTGCTTCTGGATGGCCGGCACCTTCTCGATCGGCATCTCGACGCCCAGATCGCCTCGCGCGATCATGACTGCGTCGGTTTCGGCCAGGATCGCCTCGAGATCGTCGATCGCCTCGGGTTTTTCGATCTTCGAAACGACCCGGATGGGGGAAGGGCCGATCAGCTGCCGGAGCTCACGCAGATCCTCGCCGCGCCGGACGAACGAGAGGGCCACGAAGTCGAGTTCCTGGGCGATCATGAACTTCAGGTCTTCGCGGTCTTTCGCGGTGATCGTCTCGACAGACAACTTCGCCCCCGGCATGTTCATGCCCTTCTTCGTCTTGAGGACGCCGCCATCGACGACGGTGCAGGCGACGGCGTCCGGGCTCTTCGATGCGACGCGCAACGTGAGGTTGCCGTCGTCGAGCAGGATGGTGTCGCCGGGATTCAGGTCTTTGACGAGGTACGGATAGGAAGTCCCGATGCCGCTTTCCGAGCCGGGCATGTCGGGGTTCTGGCTCAGGGTGAACGTCTGCCCCGCCTGCAACGTGACCGAGCCGTTGGGAAACGTGCCGATGCGGATTTTCGGGCCGCAGAGATCGCCGAGAAGCCCGATATGCCTTCCGAGGCGTTTCGCTTCGCCACGCACGATCTCGATGAGTTGCCTGTGGCTGTCGTGCGAGCCGTGGGAAAAGTTCAGACGGAAAATGTTCACGCCGGCTTCGATAAGCTTGCCGATGATATCCGGAGACGACGAGGCCGGGCCGAGGGTTGCGACGATCTTCGTTCGCTTCTGCATGTTCAGTTCCTCCCACGTGGTGTCGGTTCGTCGCAAGCATAGCCGACGACGGACGCCCCTGCAAGCGGGGAGTTGGAACTTCCCTCTTCACGCTTTTCCCGAATCTGCCGATGAAGGCGGATGGGACAATATCATCCGCGGGAGGCGACGACATGAAAAGGCTGGGATTGGGGCTCATGCTG
This genomic window from Candidatus Ozemobacteraceae bacterium contains:
- a CDS encoding mechanosensitive ion channel — protein: MNWLRQSMSGLMDDSLAAIVVGLVVLLVGELTWNGLLRRMMKYSPDGKGLLAKLAGAVRWPGHLLIGLLAVDSGLHLSPLFKSRTAWISTCELLLQLNAVLLIGEALFAAGIGYYLRERRATEVPSIFEQLVKVVAYVIVGLSILSTAYRVDITPLLTTSAVFTMVIGLALQDVLGNLFSGLSVHFSPPFKIGDWIKVAGYMGKVVESNWRATTIRMTTRDLITLPNNDIAKKEIHNLMLRPGLLYRDFTIGLAYEASPDQVRKSLIGACSQVGGILKSPPPQIFMEQFGDFSISYRIRYWISDADYPPTIQDQLLSRIWYRLKRDGITIPFPIREVYTHPEKDLAGEMIERRLGLIQNVDFLADLERTDKSFIAEHIREQWYESGEEIVRKGDAGTDFYIIDRGAVGVYLGEKSGKSVATLRHGDFFGEMSLMTGEPRSATIVAEEETLLLTLTRETMSHLLHENAAVAKRLSESLAERMAYNKEAGARVAQETADGPARERLKRSAEEASVEIFDRIKRFFRLS
- a CDS encoding YkgJ family cysteine cluster protein, with translation MTRLYKKFITSFTMQVKRRYLMLLKKDAVADGLRRRRGECKGCGECCKASFNCPFLYRHGEMLLCQIHETKPEVCKTYPFNEQDVFPHTVGKCGYYFVKDENEDR
- a CDS encoding zinc ribbon domain-containing protein, with amino-acid sequence MRFSIVSTILLLAVMLLTALPSSAIRVICPQCGTLAELTDITCKKCGYALNKCLKCGTLNPVSADFCEGEDCAEPLAEMRVLGRIDEETRNELRLGQSERAQLDRELQSIDYLLEKDPSKAAKLLFRRARIYQQMDFPAKEAVAWQEYLRQFPDTKKKSIITVFLSEALRKWGYLFYSQGNKEMALAKFEAATAANPANAEAWQWVGRMKSEAKDNAAAADAYMKALEAEPGNKTAIHFLRKFKRQIPANLLTPVKKDVIPAVRKPATAVASAPAQAPAAATTPDVPVISPDMPAVEEPAAQPAAAGTH
- the pyk gene encoding pyruvate kinase, which translates into the protein MQKRTKIVATLGPASSSPDIIGKLIEAGVNIFRLNFSHGSHDSHRQLIEIVRGEAKRLGRHIGLLGDLCGPKIRIGTFPNGSVTLQAGQTFTLSQNPDMPGSESGIGTSYPYLVKDLNPGDTILLDDGNLTLRVASKSPDAVACTVVDGGVLKTKKGMNMPGAKLSVETITAKDREDLKFMIAQELDFVALSFVRRGEDLRELRQLIGPSPIRVVSKIEKPEAIDDLEAILAETDAVMIARGDLGVEMPIEKVPAIQKHIITRCTRRGIEVITATQMLESMMSNPRPTRAETTDVFNAVMDGTDAIMLSGETAAGAYPVEAVRTMAAIAAEAERLSRNTTEALLPEVKHDIEDIIAHAACESAVDIGATAIVPFTHSGNTARNVSKYHPSVPIYALTPKPETCRRLSLSWGVSSILIEDLRDTDAMIVCAETTVRDRGLAKPGDTIVIVAGVPLGVKGNTNMIKVHRIR